In Fusarium oxysporum f. sp. lycopersici 4287 chromosome 4, whole genome shotgun sequence, a genomic segment contains:
- a CDS encoding myo-inositol-1(or 4)-monophosphatase (At least one base has a quality score < 10) translates to MADIDLQAVHDELVSVAYEAGAMILAANPAELDTDTKLNSVDIVTEADKGVEKMVSTRLSSSFPSISFMGEETYKPGVRLGSEPTFVVDPIDGTTNFVHSFPSACISLGLAIDRQPAIGVIYNPWLDTLYTAIKGRGAFLTHGRGKEPRRLPLARSPRPIEGLGSSLVAVEWGAQRDGPNFDIKVEAFRKLTATPENGGSMVHSLRSMGSAALNIAAVAAGQVDLYWEGGCWAWDVCAGWAILNEAGGRMVHGNPGNWDPELEARVYLAVRGAPSGQKELIEEFWGVLGDKKLDYSV, encoded by the exons ATGGCTGATATCGATCTTCAAGCTGTTCATGATGAGCTCGTCTCAGTGGCCTACGAGGCCGGAGCCATGATCTTGGCTGCCAATCCTGCTGAGCTCGACACCGACACCAAGCTCAACT CCGTCGACATTGTTACCGAAGCAGACAAGGGCGTTGAAAAGATGGTCTCAACCCGCCTCTCCTCATCATTCccctcaatctccttcatGGGCGAAGAGACATACAAGCCTGGAGTGAGACTTGGCTCTGAGCCAACTTTCGTTGTCGACCCAATCGATGGAACAACCAACTTCGTGCACTCATTCCCCAGCGCCTGCATCTCTCTCGGTCTCGCAATCGATCGTCAGCCCGCCATTGGCGTCATCTACAACCCATGGCTCGACACTCTCTACACCGCTATCAAGGGCCGCGGCGCCTTCCTCACCCACGGTCGTGGAAAAGAACCTCGCCGTCTCCCTCTCGCACGCTCACCGCGACCCATCGAGGGCCTCGGCAGTTCTCTCGTCGCTGTTGAATGGGGAGCGCAACGTGACGGACCCAACTTCGACATCAAGGTCGAAGCATTCCGAAAGCTCACAGCGACTCCTGAGAATGGCGGATCAATGGTTCACTCGTTGCGGTCGATGGGCTCTGCTGCGCTGAACATTGCTGCTGTGGCCGCGGGACAGGTTGACTTGTACTGGGAGGGTGGATGCTGGGCGTGGGATGTTTGTGCTGGATGGGCGATCCTCAATGAGGCTGGTGGTCGCATGGTACATGGAAACCCGGGCAATTGGGATCCTGAGCTTGAGGCGCGCGTATATCTTGCTGTGCGAGGAGCACCAAGTGGCCAGAAGGAGCTTATCGAAGAGTTCTGGGGTGTCCTTGGCGATAAGAAGCTGGATTACTCTGTTTAG
- a CDS encoding lupus La protein — MSEAEAPKPVEAVQPEAEVPTTQPTEEKVEEKTEQKAEESTEKSEDNSEEKKEILKTTAKHDDENPRNNRKFDPSTREVTDDPEAIRKQVEFYFGDWNFPQDKFMWESCGGSENKPMKVKTIHSFKRMRTFQPYSAVIAALKDSKFLELSGEEGEEVVKRKTPYQPMNASKSKVEAATVYVKGFGDEAPNTQFDLESFFAQFGEVKGLKLRRTNEGLFKGSVFVTFADEDEANKFIKIDPKPKWKDHDLKIMSKRAYCDEKNDLIRQGKIEPNQSNPRKFYEGRETGKGGRGRGGKDSRGRGQDDWKQRRENDQKNGFKDRRGGRGGRGGRGRGRGRGGRDGGRDRDQSKDEVKHSSNE, encoded by the exons ATGAGCGAAGCTGAAGCCCCCAAGCCTGTCGAGGCTGTCCAGCCTGAGGCCGAGGTTCCTACCACCCAGCCCACagaagagaaggttgaggagaagacaGAGCAGAAGGCAGAGGAGTCCACAGAAAAGTCTGAGGATAACtctgaagagaagaaggagattctCAAGACCACAGCCAAGCATGATGACGAAAACCCTCGCAACAACCGCAAATTCGACCCTTCAACCCGTGAGGTCACTGATGACCCTGAGGCCATCCGCAAGCAG GTCGAGTTCTACTTTGGCGACTGGAACTTCCCTCAAGACAAGTTCATGTGGGAGTCATGCGGCGGAAGCGAAAACAAGCCCATGAAGGTCAAGACTATCCACTCCTTCAAGCGTATGCGAACTTTCCAGCCCTACAGTGCCGTCATCGCTGCTCTCAAGGACAGCAAGTTCCTTGAGCTTTCCGGCGAGGAGGGTGAGGAGGTCGTCAAGCGCAAGACCCCCTACCAGCCCATGAACGCCTCCAAGTCCAAGGTCGAAGCCGCCACCGTTTACGTCAAGGGCTTCGGCGATGAGGCCCCCAACACCCAATTCGATCTCGAGAGCTTCTTCGCTCAGTTTGGCGAGGTCAAGGGCCTTAAGCTCCGACGCACAAACGAGGGTCTCTTCAAGGGCTCCGTGTTCGTCACCTTCgccgacgaggatgaggcgAACAAGTTCATCAAGATTGACCCCAAGCCTAAGTGGAAGGACCACgatctcaagatcatgaGCAAGCGAGCTTACTGCGACGAGAAGAACGACCTCATCCGACAAGGGAAGATTGAGCCTAACCAGAGCAACCCCCGCAAGTTTTATGAGGGTAGGGAGACAGGCAAGGGTGGACGTGGACGAGGTGGAAAGGATTCTCGTGGCCGTGGCCAGGACGACTGGAAGCAGCGACGCGAGAACGACCAGAAGAACGGTTTCAAGGACCGACGAGGTGGACGCGGCGGCCGAGGAGGTCGTGGTCGAGGCCGTGGCCGTGGTGGACGCGATGGTGGACGTGACCGCGATCAGTCCAAGGATGAGGTCAAGCACAGCAGCAACGAGTAA